The following are encoded together in the Pedobacter sp. D749 genome:
- a CDS encoding TonB-dependent siderophore receptor, giving the protein MKKKLYLLLITLIYIPQLFAQQQSKTKSTLDSNRTQQLREISIAGKKAVKLRKDTLSAALRMQIPLLQMPQNIISISAALIQQQGSFQLKDMARNASGIYFGYNSSPFDNSASIKIRGFNAATTINGMPSRLVLGATLDDEALIENLEFIKGPAGFISAVGEPGGTLNISTKTPKEKLLNVQLNGGNYNLFRSTVDVGSKALDKGFSYRFNAAYQRQNSYLNKMKTEKYVIAPVVQYNFSPRTYVIAEYNYIRGEVKNGSSINKLRQDKDVLQDPIGVNYSAGIGLPLSVAQTHTGRFVAVHKFNSNWQLTSQSNYVKAPSTQWYMVSSNNRTSISFDDAGKTKRISSNSNLLGETYNTNLFLNGKFNTGQFKHTLLVGGDYTKGKDSLSTYYGTNPIAFDRNNPNYDVDPNMVAVTKRSIRQENKIHYTAAYVYDNIALNKLLLTIGARYTEYRNQNILTTTKGPRTPDQYKQHAFSPRLALTFTPDSTSSIYFLYDQSFVPQTGQVVTETTASATAGQRTVTGTRPIDPQFGNSFDLGFKKKWFNGKLLTTINGFHSAKQNVSARDFRSYTAAAGAVAYYLQLGEVVSNGIEVDVIGNITDRLSLVANYTYVDAKITKDNNLDPTPDNPSIIGQKMPDVPQQIFNTWIQYSIPLKGYNKISLSAGQTSIAKLSAISQRDVFLPNYTKFDAGVSFTNPRYWVRVIADNLANKRYISSGDITTDFPYTGNNYFFVEGEPFNIRFSVGIKF; this is encoded by the coding sequence ATGAAGAAAAAACTTTACTTGTTATTAATCACCCTTATTTACATTCCCCAGCTATTTGCACAACAGCAAAGCAAAACGAAATCTACATTAGATTCTAACAGAACGCAGCAGTTAAGAGAAATCAGTATTGCCGGAAAAAAAGCTGTTAAATTGCGAAAAGACACCTTATCTGCAGCCTTGAGAATGCAGATCCCACTACTTCAGATGCCTCAAAACATCATTAGTATTTCCGCAGCATTGATACAGCAGCAAGGAAGTTTTCAATTAAAAGACATGGCCAGGAATGCCAGCGGAATCTATTTCGGATACAACAGTTCGCCTTTTGACAATTCTGCTTCCATTAAAATCAGAGGGTTTAATGCCGCTACCACCATTAACGGAATGCCCAGCCGACTGGTGCTTGGCGCAACACTTGATGATGAAGCGCTAATTGAAAATCTGGAATTCATTAAAGGTCCGGCCGGATTTATCAGTGCTGTTGGCGAACCCGGCGGAACATTAAACATTTCTACCAAAACACCGAAAGAAAAGCTACTGAATGTACAGCTTAACGGAGGTAATTACAACCTTTTCAGATCTACAGTTGATGTTGGCAGTAAAGCTTTAGACAAAGGGTTTTCTTATCGTTTCAACGCAGCATATCAGCGGCAAAATTCTTATCTGAACAAGATGAAAACGGAGAAATATGTGATTGCTCCAGTAGTTCAGTATAATTTCAGCCCGCGGACTTATGTCATTGCCGAATATAATTACATTCGCGGTGAAGTAAAAAATGGTTCATCAATCAATAAACTTCGCCAGGATAAAGATGTATTGCAAGATCCGATTGGCGTAAATTACAGCGCGGGTATTGGCCTTCCGTTGAGTGTTGCACAAACACATACGGGCAGATTTGTAGCCGTTCACAAATTCAATTCGAACTGGCAGCTAACTTCCCAATCTAATTATGTGAAGGCTCCTTCTACGCAGTGGTATATGGTTTCATCAAATAACAGAACTTCGATCAGCTTTGATGATGCGGGTAAAACTAAACGGATATCCAGTAATTCTAATTTGTTAGGTGAAACCTATAACACCAACTTATTTCTGAATGGTAAATTTAACACCGGGCAGTTTAAACATACCCTTTTGGTTGGTGGCGATTATACTAAAGGAAAAGATTCGCTTTCAACCTATTATGGAACCAATCCAATCGCGTTCGACCGCAACAATCCGAATTATGATGTCGATCCAAATATGGTAGCTGTAACCAAAAGATCCATCAGGCAGGAAAATAAAATTCATTACACGGCGGCGTACGTTTATGACAACATTGCCTTAAATAAATTGCTACTGACTATTGGAGCGCGATATACGGAATACAGAAATCAGAATATTTTAACGACCACAAAAGGTCCACGTACCCCTGATCAATACAAGCAACATGCCTTTTCACCTCGTTTAGCACTAACTTTTACTCCGGATTCTACTTCTTCCATCTACTTTTTGTATGACCAATCTTTTGTTCCGCAAACGGGTCAGGTAGTAACTGAAACTACAGCCAGTGCAACGGCAGGACAGCGGACAGTTACGGGAACAAGACCTATAGACCCTCAATTCGGAAATAGCTTCGATCTTGGTTTTAAAAAAAAATGGTTTAATGGCAAGTTGCTAACCACCATAAACGGTTTCCACTCGGCAAAACAAAATGTATCTGCCAGGGATTTTAGAAGTTACACAGCTGCTGCGGGCGCTGTAGCTTATTACCTGCAATTAGGCGAAGTAGTGAGTAACGGGATTGAAGTTGATGTGATTGGAAACATCACCGATCGCCTTTCATTAGTGGCGAATTACACCTATGTAGATGCTAAAATTACCAAAGACAATAACCTTGATCCTACACCAGACAATCCTTCTATTATAGGACAAAAAATGCCTGATGTGCCTCAACAAATTTTTAATACCTGGATTCAATATAGCATTCCATTAAAGGGGTATAATAAAATTTCACTGAGTGCCGGCCAAACCAGTATTGCAAAACTCTCTGCAATTAGTCAGCGGGATGTTTTTTTGCCGAATTATACCAAGTTTGATGCTGGGGTGAGCTTTACAAATCCGAGATATTGGGTTAGGGTAATTGCAGATAACCTGGCGAATAAACGCTATATTTCTTCCGGGGATATTACAACTGATTTCCCATATACCGGGAATAACTATTTCTTTGTTGAAGGAGAACCCTTTAACATCAGGTTTTCTGTTGGCATTAAGTTTTAA
- the lysA gene encoding diaminopimelate decarboxylase yields the protein MFADKDISKFNNIETPFYYYDTDLLQKTLHICADAAAPYHFHIHYALKANFNSVLLNQIKEIGFGADCVSAGEVRRAVEVGFDHKKIVFAGVGKSDKEINEALDLDIFCFNVESIQELEVLNELAGKKSKTAQVAIRINPNVDAHTHHNITTGLDENKFGINSWDLPECAETLKASVNLKFIGIHFHIGSQITNLDVYKNLCVRVNEFAAWFEDKGFNLKVLNVGGGLGIDYYNPDHQIPDFEAYFKIFNEFLTVKPGQEVHFELGRALVGQSASLITRALYIKKGKKKNFVVLDAGMTELMRPALYQAYHKIENLSQILNLKSQTSVKYDIVGPICESTDCFGKEVEQPESFRGDIFAIRSAGAYGEVMASKYNLRDAIRSVYSNEI from the coding sequence ATGTTCGCCGATAAAGATATATCAAAGTTTAACAATATTGAAACGCCTTTTTACTACTATGATACCGATCTGTTGCAAAAAACCTTGCATATCTGTGCAGATGCAGCGGCTCCATACCATTTCCATATCCATTATGCATTAAAAGCGAACTTCAATAGTGTGCTGTTAAACCAGATCAAAGAAATTGGTTTCGGTGCAGATTGTGTGAGTGCAGGAGAGGTGAGAAGAGCTGTTGAAGTAGGTTTCGATCACAAAAAAATCGTTTTTGCCGGAGTAGGCAAATCGGATAAAGAAATCAACGAAGCGCTTGATCTTGATATTTTCTGCTTTAATGTAGAATCTATCCAGGAATTAGAAGTGTTAAATGAACTTGCCGGTAAAAAGAGCAAAACCGCTCAGGTGGCTATTCGCATCAATCCAAATGTTGATGCCCATACCCACCACAACATTACCACGGGTTTAGATGAAAATAAATTCGGTATCAACTCATGGGATTTGCCAGAATGTGCAGAGACTTTAAAAGCATCTGTAAACTTGAAATTTATAGGTATTCACTTCCATATTGGTTCACAAATTACTAATCTGGATGTGTATAAAAACCTTTGCGTGCGTGTAAATGAATTTGCAGCCTGGTTTGAAGATAAAGGATTTAACCTTAAAGTGTTAAATGTTGGTGGCGGCTTAGGAATTGATTATTACAATCCCGATCATCAAATTCCAGATTTCGAAGCTTACTTCAAGATTTTTAACGAGTTTCTGACTGTTAAACCTGGTCAGGAAGTGCATTTTGAGCTGGGTAGGGCTTTAGTTGGACAATCAGCTTCATTAATTACAAGAGCACTTTACATTAAAAAAGGAAAGAAGAAAAATTTCGTGGTTTTAGATGCAGGGATGACCGAATTGATGCGCCCGGCTTTATATCAGGCCTACCATAAGATCGAAAACTTGTCACAAATCTTAAATCTCAAATCTCAAACCTCAGTTAAATACGACATCGTTGGACCAATCTGCGAAAGTACCGATTGTTTTGGTAAAGAAGTTGAGCAGCCAGAATCTTTCAGAGGTGATATTTTTGCCATCCGTAGTGCAGGTGCTTATGGAGAGGTAATGGCTTCCAAATATAACCTTAGGGATGCCATAAGATCGGTTTACAGTAACGAGATTTAA
- a CDS encoding aspartate kinase, whose product MKILKFGGTSVGSPERMTKLLDIIDPNEEQIVVLSAVSGTTNSLVEISNYFLAGDKKNGSTAVENLYQKYKDFVIELLPAADFQEMGNEVIDYHFSFLAVLTNDIFTSIEEKVVLAQGELLSTTLYHIYLKSIGIESVLLPALDFMKTDEDNEPDIPFTTKHLTPLLEEHKDNKLFITQGYICRNSFGEVDNLRRGGSDYTASLLGAAILAEEVQIWTDIDGMHNNDPRIVKGTRPIAQLSFDEAAELAYFGAKILHPQSVFPAQKYKIPVRLLNTMEPSAAGTLITHDSEKGKIKSIAAKDGITAIRIQSSRMLLAYGFLRRVFEVFERYKTPIDMITTSEVAVSLTIDETAHLPQIIEELESFGTVEVDTNHSIVCVVGDFGSEKHGFASRVLEGLKHIPIRMISYGGSNYNVSLLILSEYKTEALRSLHNRLFE is encoded by the coding sequence ATGAAAATATTAAAATTTGGGGGTACATCAGTTGGTAGCCCCGAGCGTATGACGAAGTTATTGGATATCATAGATCCAAATGAAGAACAGATTGTAGTGTTATCAGCCGTTTCTGGAACTACAAATAGTTTAGTAGAGATTTCTAATTATTTTTTAGCCGGAGATAAGAAGAACGGAAGTACCGCCGTAGAAAATTTATATCAAAAATATAAGGATTTCGTAATTGAACTTTTGCCCGCTGCTGATTTTCAGGAAATGGGAAATGAAGTGATTGATTACCATTTCAGCTTTTTAGCCGTTTTAACCAATGATATTTTCACTTCAATTGAGGAAAAAGTAGTACTGGCGCAAGGCGAATTATTGTCTACCACTTTATATCACATCTATTTGAAGTCAATTGGAATCGAATCCGTATTGTTACCCGCATTGGATTTCATGAAAACGGATGAAGATAACGAGCCTGATATTCCATTTACCACAAAGCACTTAACACCTTTGTTGGAAGAGCATAAAGACAATAAGTTATTTATTACGCAAGGGTACATCTGTCGCAACAGTTTTGGAGAAGTAGATAACCTGCGTCGTGGGGGTAGTGACTACACGGCCTCATTGTTAGGCGCTGCAATTCTGGCCGAAGAAGTTCAGATCTGGACGGATATAGACGGCATGCACAACAATGATCCACGTATTGTTAAAGGCACCAGGCCAATTGCCCAGCTATCATTTGATGAAGCAGCTGAGTTGGCTTATTTTGGTGCAAAGATTTTGCATCCTCAATCGGTTTTCCCTGCACAGAAATATAAAATTCCGGTTCGTTTATTAAATACAATGGAGCCTTCTGCGGCGGGTACTTTGATTACGCATGATAGCGAAAAAGGGAAGATTAAATCAATCGCTGCTAAAGATGGGATTACTGCAATCCGCATCCAATCGAGCCGCATGTTATTGGCTTATGGTTTCTTACGCCGTGTTTTTGAAGTTTTTGAGCGGTACAAAACACCAATCGATATGATTACTACTTCTGAGGTAGCCGTATCACTAACCATTGATGAAACAGCTCATTTACCGCAGATTATCGAAGAACTGGAAAGTTTCGGAACAGTTGAAGTAGATACCAACCACAGTATTGTTTGTGTGGTTGGCGATTTTGGCTCTGAGAAACATGGTTTCGCCAGCAGGGTTTTGGAAGGTTTAAAACACATTCCAATCCGTATGATTTCTTACGGAGGAAGCAACTATAACGTATCGCTTTTAATTTTAAGCGAGTATAAAACTGAGGCTTTAAGAAGCTTACACAATAGATTATTCGAATAG
- a CDS encoding phospho-sugar mutase has protein sequence MQAIDQSTQATINQWLSGNYDENTKAEIQALVNKDATTELIDAFYRSLEFGTGGLRGIMGAGSNRINKYTIGTATQGLANYLNNKYPNEKIKVAIAHDSRNNSDYFAKITADVFSANGIHVYFFSALRPTPELSFAVRHFGCKSGVMLTASHNPKEYNGYKAYGADGGQFTSPDDKLVIDEVSKIKSIDEVKFDRVDSNIELIGEDVDKLYLDGIAALSISPEAIKRQHDLKIVYSPIHGTGITLVPKALAQFGFTNVTLVEEQSTPDGNFPTVVYPNPEEKEALTLAMNKAKEIDADLVLATDPDADRVGIAVKDNDGEWVLLNGNQTGSLLINYLLSAWQDSGKLDGNQFIVKTIVTSNLIEEIAKKKNVTYYNTLTGFKYIGQLMTELEGKKYFIGGGEESYGYLIGDLVRDKDAVVSAAFISEMTAYYKDKGASLYNALLDMYVEYGLYKEDLVSLTKKGKSGAEEIKAMMVKFRENPPATLGGSKVSVLKDYELSQETDLATGKVTKLDYPTSDVLQFITEDGSIVSARPSGTEPKIKFYCSVNAPLADRKDFDSVNAQLGEKIKAVMADLQA, from the coding sequence ATGCAGGCAATTGACCAATCAACGCAAGCCACAATTAATCAGTGGTTAAGTGGGAATTATGATGAAAATACAAAGGCAGAAATTCAGGCTCTTGTAAACAAAGATGCGACTACCGAATTAATAGATGCATTTTATAGAAGTTTAGAGTTTGGAACAGGCGGTTTACGCGGTATAATGGGTGCAGGTTCTAACCGGATAAACAAATACACCATTGGAACCGCTACACAGGGATTGGCCAACTACTTAAACAACAAATATCCGAACGAGAAAATCAAAGTGGCCATTGCGCATGATAGTCGCAACAACTCTGATTATTTCGCCAAAATTACGGCTGACGTTTTTTCAGCAAACGGAATCCATGTATATTTCTTCTCTGCATTAAGACCAACGCCAGAGCTTTCTTTCGCTGTGCGCCATTTTGGTTGTAAAAGTGGAGTTATGTTAACCGCATCGCATAATCCTAAAGAATATAACGGTTATAAAGCTTATGGTGCAGACGGTGGCCAGTTTACTTCTCCTGATGATAAATTGGTAATTGATGAAGTAAGCAAGATTAAAAGCATTGATGAAGTAAAATTTGATCGTGTAGATTCAAATATTGAATTAATTGGCGAAGATGTAGATAAACTTTATTTAGATGGTATTGCAGCACTTTCAATTTCTCCGGAAGCCATTAAAAGACAGCACGATTTAAAAATTGTTTATTCACCTATCCACGGAACGGGAATCACATTGGTGCCTAAAGCGCTAGCTCAATTTGGTTTTACCAACGTAACCCTAGTTGAAGAGCAAAGCACACCAGACGGAAATTTCCCAACTGTGGTTTATCCAAATCCAGAGGAAAAAGAAGCATTAACTTTAGCGATGAACAAAGCAAAAGAGATTGATGCTGATTTAGTTTTGGCAACTGATCCAGATGCGGATCGTGTAGGTATTGCCGTAAAAGATAATGATGGCGAATGGGTGCTACTGAATGGTAACCAAACAGGTAGTCTGTTAATTAACTATTTATTATCAGCCTGGCAAGATAGCGGCAAATTAGATGGTAACCAGTTTATTGTGAAAACCATTGTAACCTCTAACCTGATCGAAGAGATTGCCAAAAAGAAAAATGTAACCTATTACAATACCTTAACAGGATTTAAATACATCGGTCAGTTAATGACTGAGCTGGAAGGCAAAAAATACTTTATTGGTGGTGGCGAAGAAAGCTATGGCTATTTGATCGGCGATTTAGTACGCGATAAAGATGCAGTAGTTTCTGCAGCTTTTATCTCTGAAATGACTGCTTATTACAAAGATAAAGGTGCAAGTTTATACAATGCCTTATTGGATATGTATGTAGAATATGGCCTTTATAAAGAAGATCTGGTTTCGTTGACCAAAAAAGGTAAATCAGGTGCTGAAGAAATTAAAGCCATGATGGTTAAATTCAGGGAAAATCCTCCTGCAACATTAGGCGGTTCTAAAGTTTCAGTATTGAAAGATTACGAATTGAGTCAGGAAACAGATTTAGCAACAGGAAAAGTAACTAAACTGGATTACCCGACTTCGGATGTTTTGCAATTTATTACTGAAGATGGAAGTATCGTTTCGGCTCGTCCGAGTGGTACGGAGCCTAAAATTAAATTCTATTGCAGTGTAAATGCACCTTTAGCCGATAGGAAAGATTTTGATTCGGTTAATGCACAGCTTGGAGAAAAAATTAAAGCGGTAATGGCCGATTTGCAGGCATAA
- a CDS encoding TonB-dependent receptor: MKFKILTGILLCLNIAAYAQTIKGKIYDAQTKEPVVAALVKEKNSANITKTNNEGYFELTCSQASPDILISCISYKNVEIKAYNNQNIELTTDSRTLQSVMVTANREASLRSETPIAITKLSAKLIDETKATTLFEVVNKTPGVLMVDLGNEQHMMSIRQPITTNPYYLYMEDGVPIRPMGVFNHNALLQINQYTVSSIEVVKGPVSSIYGPEAIGGAVNFIMQRPTTVPTAKAGFQFDNWGYKRFQFGTGATIGKFGFYIGGLTSKQTNSWMTTSDYDKQTINARLEYNFTPKTRLIGNFIYGKYNSQMSGSVDSIAFYSRNYLSTSDFAYRKSDANRTRLTLEHEWNENAKSFITIFNRNDQLGQNPSYGIRWKTGQTTATGQINANNFSSYGVIAQHSQHFNFLNSKLIAGAMFDYSPNDYWAYQTDLIAQLRPDGKSVEKYSLKEERPDIELSDYNAKIRNAASYLQYDFELVKKIRFSTGLRYDRMSFTYINNLDNSSGEKAYSKLTPKIGLTYQIDQEKGLYANYAQGFSPTALTAIFRAKPNTSPAQFYYNLAPATFQNYELGGWATFINHKVYADIAIYQMNGTNELLSIRQPDNSTDYQSAGKTLHRGIEFGLTANPDPQFSFRFGGTVAIHKFISFQVSDNPKDALQNLNNYEMPSAPRWVYNTEFNYYPKQLPNLRMSIELQHLSSYYQDQINTVKYDGYTLLNYRIGYKIKGVEVYSNVMNLGNTLYATNVTRGNNATDTSTFTPAAPRTFVFGIQYNFAGKK; this comes from the coding sequence ATGAAATTCAAAATACTAACAGGCATTTTGCTATGCCTTAATATTGCTGCATACGCCCAAACAATTAAAGGAAAAATATACGATGCGCAAACAAAGGAACCTGTTGTCGCCGCGCTGGTTAAGGAAAAAAATAGTGCTAACATTACAAAAACCAACAACGAAGGTTATTTCGAATTAACTTGCAGCCAGGCTTCGCCAGATATTTTAATTAGCTGCATCAGTTATAAAAATGTAGAAATTAAAGCCTACAACAATCAAAATATAGAATTAACAACCGATTCCAGAACTTTGCAGAGTGTTATGGTTACGGCAAATAGAGAAGCTTCATTACGTAGCGAAACGCCTATTGCAATAACTAAACTTAGTGCTAAATTAATCGACGAGACGAAAGCTACCACTTTATTTGAGGTGGTAAATAAGACACCTGGTGTTTTGATGGTCGATTTAGGCAATGAACAACACATGATGTCTATCCGACAGCCAATTACAACCAACCCGTATTATTTATATATGGAAGATGGTGTTCCTATTCGTCCGATGGGTGTTTTTAATCACAATGCCCTGTTACAAATTAATCAATATACGGTTAGTTCTATCGAAGTTGTTAAAGGTCCGGTTTCATCCATCTACGGACCAGAAGCTATTGGTGGTGCAGTTAATTTTATCATGCAAAGACCAACAACAGTTCCTACTGCTAAAGCAGGATTTCAATTTGATAACTGGGGATATAAGCGGTTTCAGTTTGGTACTGGTGCTACAATTGGAAAATTTGGATTCTACATTGGAGGTTTAACCAGTAAACAAACCAATTCTTGGATGACCACTTCTGACTATGATAAACAAACAATAAATGCTCGTTTAGAATATAATTTCACTCCTAAAACACGCTTAATTGGTAATTTTATTTACGGCAAATACAACTCCCAAATGAGTGGTAGTGTAGATAGTATTGCTTTTTATAGTAGAAACTACCTGAGTACATCTGATTTTGCTTACCGCAAATCGGACGCGAACAGAACACGGTTAACCCTTGAACATGAATGGAATGAAAATGCTAAATCATTTATTACCATTTTTAACAGAAACGATCAATTAGGGCAAAATCCTTCCTATGGTATCAGATGGAAAACAGGACAAACTACTGCAACTGGTCAAATTAATGCTAACAATTTCAGTAGCTATGGTGTTATTGCGCAGCACAGTCAACATTTCAACTTCTTAAATTCAAAATTAATTGCCGGAGCCATGTTTGATTATTCTCCAAACGATTATTGGGCTTATCAAACTGATTTAATTGCACAACTTCGTCCTGATGGAAAATCGGTTGAAAAATATAGCCTTAAAGAAGAACGTCCGGATATTGAATTGTCTGATTACAATGCTAAAATCCGCAATGCCGCAAGTTATCTGCAATATGATTTCGAGCTGGTAAAAAAAATAAGATTTTCTACAGGTCTCCGATATGACAGGATGAGTTTTACCTATATTAATAACTTAGATAATAGTTCTGGAGAAAAAGCATATAGTAAGTTAACGCCTAAAATTGGTTTAACTTATCAGATCGATCAGGAGAAAGGACTATATGCCAATTACGCACAAGGTTTTTCGCCAACCGCTTTAACTGCAATTTTTAGAGCAAAGCCTAACACCAGTCCTGCCCAATTTTATTATAACCTGGCGCCTGCAACTTTCCAGAATTATGAGCTTGGAGGTTGGGCAACATTCATTAACCATAAAGTTTATGCTGATATTGCTATTTACCAAATGAATGGTACTAATGAATTGCTAAGTATCCGTCAACCAGATAATTCAACCGATTATCAATCGGCAGGAAAAACTTTGCATCGTGGAATTGAATTTGGCCTTACCGCTAATCCTGATCCTCAATTTTCTTTCCGTTTTGGCGGTACAGTTGCCATACACAAATTCATCAGTTTTCAGGTAAGTGATAATCCCAAAGATGCCCTACAAAACCTGAACAATTACGAAATGCCATCTGCTCCACGCTGGGTATACAATACAGAGTTTAACTACTATCCAAAACAATTGCCAAATCTACGGATGTCCATAGAGTTGCAACATTTATCTTCTTACTACCAGGATCAGATAAACACAGTTAAATATGATGGTTATACGCTACTAAACTACCGGATTGGGTATAAAATTAAAGGTGTGGAAGTATATAGTAATGTAATGAACTTAGGAAATACGCTTTATGCAACAAATGTTACCAGAGGAAACAATGCAACAGATACAAGCACCTTTACTCCTGCGGCACCAAGAACATTCGTGTTCGGAATCCAATATAACTTTGCAGGAAAAAAATAG
- a CDS encoding PepSY domain-containing protein, producing MNNKTSNFKQSVKRNMYKCHRTIGLITVIPVIFWTLSGLMHPFLSNWFKPQIAHQILVPKPINKGQIKLTLQDVLLKNNIQEFKNFRIVNFDQQTYYQLKSIKGDLHYFNTTTGIALSNGDEHYAEYLARYFIADRSSKIKSITVQTGFSQQYKYVNRYLPVWKVSFNRKDAMDVYVETASSQLATFNTDARKTFLWLFDNFHSWSFLEAISNNTFKTCVMVVLLSIITLSALSGILIYGILWKKFKKPKQGSKIGFLRLYHRQIGICISLLTLTFAFSGAYHIMNKLNSNTIQNVIYQPNINLSELKIPNNVLNLDSDRLNNISLVKFKKQVYFQIFYNKTEDLPEETIYINAKDSSKLNNGNLEYAKFLANKFENKSEDTDEPEMECCTSNATENDICKAKLIKTSVLYKFDDREYGFVFKRLPVVKLTYNTPNHTNLYIDTKTSRLAAKIADADRYEGYSFAFLHKFHYLDWAGKNFRDFFILLAALLILTVSLLGLIIFIKK from the coding sequence ATGAATAATAAAACATCAAATTTTAAACAAAGCGTCAAGCGTAATATGTACAAATGTCATCGTACTATTGGGCTTATTACCGTTATTCCTGTTATTTTCTGGACATTATCCGGATTGATGCATCCTTTTCTATCCAATTGGTTTAAGCCTCAAATTGCCCATCAGATTTTAGTACCAAAACCCATCAATAAGGGGCAGATTAAACTCACACTTCAGGATGTTTTGCTTAAAAATAATATCCAGGAATTTAAAAACTTCAGGATAGTAAATTTCGATCAGCAAACCTATTATCAGCTTAAAAGTATCAAGGGAGATTTACACTATTTTAATACAACAACAGGAATAGCATTAAGTAATGGAGACGAACATTATGCTGAATATCTGGCCCGTTATTTTATCGCAGACCGTTCTAGTAAAATTAAATCAATTACTGTTCAAACAGGTTTTAGTCAGCAATATAAATATGTAAACAGATATCTTCCGGTTTGGAAAGTAAGTTTTAACCGAAAAGATGCCATGGATGTTTATGTAGAAACAGCCTCTTCTCAATTGGCTACTTTTAATACTGACGCAAGAAAAACCTTTTTATGGCTGTTTGATAATTTCCATAGCTGGTCATTTTTAGAAGCAATCAGTAATAACACGTTTAAAACCTGTGTTATGGTGGTTTTATTGTCCATTATTACTTTATCTGCTTTAAGTGGTATTTTAATTTATGGTATACTCTGGAAAAAATTTAAAAAACCAAAACAGGGAAGCAAAATTGGTTTCTTAAGGCTTTACCACCGTCAGATTGGAATTTGCATTTCTTTATTAACATTAACCTTTGCATTTAGCGGAGCCTATCATATTATGAATAAGCTTAACTCAAATACCATTCAGAATGTAATTTACCAGCCAAACATCAATCTTAGTGAACTTAAAATACCCAATAACGTTTTAAATTTAGATTCGGACCGGCTGAACAATATTTCCCTTGTAAAGTTTAAAAAACAGGTATATTTTCAAATATTCTACAATAAGACCGAAGATCTGCCGGAAGAAACGATTTATATCAATGCAAAAGATAGTTCCAAACTCAACAACGGTAATCTCGAATATGCTAAATTCTTAGCGAATAAATTTGAAAACAAATCAGAAGATACAGACGAGCCCGAAATGGAATGTTGTACTTCAAACGCTACTGAAAATGACATTTGCAAAGCGAAACTAATAAAAACCAGCGTACTCTATAAATTCGATGATAGAGAATATGGGTTTGTTTTTAAACGCCTCCCTGTTGTAAAACTAACATATAACACTCCCAATCACACTAATTTATATATCGACACCAAAACATCCCGTTTAGCTGCAAAAATTGCAGATGCCGATCGTTACGAAGGGTATTCTTTTGCTTTTCTGCACAAATTCCATTACCTGGATTGGGCAGGGAAAAACTTTCGTGATTTCTTTATCTTATTAGCGGCCCTGTTAATTTTAACCGTTAGCTTGCTCGGCTTAATAATTTTTATAAAAAAGTAA
- a CDS encoding SCO family protein has product MKNINYITILISAGLLFASCKQERKLPFYGERHAETVKDAAGVEKIDTVYQTIPAWSFLNQDSIVTTNKSTDGKVYVADFFFTSCTTICPTMHRNLMTVYNDFKSNPDVMFVSHTIDFKYDKPHVLKKYAQKLGVDGPKWQFLYGTKDSVYTLAEKNYLVAVGEDSTAKDGYIHQGYLVLIDKDRRIRGAYDGTKEDQVEQLKKDIPVLLAEYKK; this is encoded by the coding sequence ATGAAAAATATCAACTATATCACAATTCTTATAAGCGCAGGTTTATTATTCGCATCTTGCAAACAAGAAAGAAAACTTCCATTTTATGGCGAGCGCCATGCAGAAACAGTTAAAGATGCTGCAGGTGTAGAAAAAATTGATACGGTTTACCAAACGATTCCTGCTTGGTCTTTCTTAAACCAGGATAGCATTGTAACGACCAATAAGTCAACGGATGGCAAAGTTTATGTGGCCGATTTCTTTTTTACTTCCTGCACCACCATCTGTCCTACCATGCACCGTAACTTAATGACGGTTTATAATGACTTTAAAAGCAATCCAGATGTAATGTTTGTATCACATACAATTGATTTTAAATATGACAAACCTCATGTTTTAAAAAAATACGCCCAAAAATTAGGCGTAGATGGTCCGAAATGGCAATTTCTTTATGGTACAAAAGATAGCGTATACACTTTGGCCGAAAAAAACTACTTAGTGGCAGTTGGCGAAGACAGTACTGCTAAAGATGGTTATATTCACCAGGGTTACCTGGTTTTAATTGATAAAGACAGGCGCATCCGCGGTGCTTACGATGGCACCAAAGAAGATCAGGTAGAGCAGTTGAAAAAAGATATTCCCGTTTTGTTGGCCGAATATAAAAAGTAA